Proteins encoded in a region of the Amyelois transitella isolate CPQ chromosome 9, ilAmyTran1.1, whole genome shotgun sequence genome:
- the LOC106130337 gene encoding membrane alanyl aminopeptidase gives MGLRILLPLLFIGFTYGDTNYRLNTPIVPSNYRITVNPTFDTNDSRAFTFDGEVVITFTTTAPIDQIKFHSRDLNYTINDVELTPSINFAVTNPLEFNTTYDFAFINLQSELAVGVAYTLRIVYTGPIRTDLNGFYRNFYVEGGVKKWLGATQMEPTHARKVFPCFDEPGLKATFDLTITRPVNFKPSLSNMKIMTTENIVSNSVPMVRETFYTTPIMPTYLVAFVISEFDVRSTNDSNFGIYSRPEALNQTVFAFEFGERVVRELGNYFGIDYYSSNEHLKLDHVALPDFRAGAMENWGLVTYREALLLYVPEESMPYYKYRVAQILAHETTHMWFGNLVTCHWWSDTWLNEGFANYFQDYITAMIEPELGSDDILVTGSVYAAYDADNSPTSPPISNDDVNSPAEISDHFGTITYQKAGSVIRMIHHLVGDQAFKFGLNSYLSASRFGSGYPDQLYEGLNAGVLSTNAMSSYPGLTIKDVMSSWITQAGHPILTVNVDYESATASLTQNRFYINSSRSSEEVYRIPITYTTKASPNFSGTKPVLIMDNKTQNISLNGSLNEDSWVIFNIQETGFYRVNYDDITWGKIAQALKGEDRNIIHHLNRAKIVNDLFAFFYADVVDFGRVNEVLEFLKNEEDYSVWYAAVRGLNKLRNSYLETDEVKYIEEYALSLMENIINQLGYTPQSDDSFETLRNRLQILEYACKVGHQGCIDHVVEMFRGFKQNGTSVPVSLRSLVYCNGLRYGDGSDYDFMWDRMLTVNVANEARTILEVLGCTSDEDKMKEYLDSVLQEDSPIKTQDQISPLVSILSNSSHADVVLENLDCSRWSSVYPSMETVLTTIASSLHSEEDIAKFSAILDSNQCEASAVNRARAVLSQVIAAASWAEDHKADVLDSVRNRAQFLVPSFTMLTVVVGAFVLAY, from the exons ATGGGGCTCCGAATACTGCTTCCACTACTATTCATAGGCTTTACCTATGGAGACACAAACTACAGACTCAATACGCCTATAGTTCCATCTAATTACAGAATAACTGTTAATCCCACTTTTGATACAAATGACTCCCGAGCATTTACATTCGATGGAGAAGTTGTAATAACTTTTACAACCACAGCACCTATTGACCaaatcaaatttcattcaCGAGATCTAAACTATACAATTAATGATGTGGAGTTAACTCCAAGCATCAATTTTGCTGTAACAAATCCATTAGAATTTAACACAACTTACGATTTTGCTTTCATCAATCTACAAAGTGAATTAGCGGTAGGTGTCGCTTACACTTTGAGAATTGTGTACACTGGGCCTATAAGAACAGATTTGAACGGATTCTACAGAAATTTCTACGTAGAAGGAGGTGTGAAAAA ATGGCTTGGGGCCACCCAAATGGAGCCGACGCACGCTAGGAAGGTGTTCCCGTGTTTCGATGAGCCCGGCTTGAAGGCAACATTCGACTTGACTATAACCCGACCAGTAAACTTCAAGCCATCCCTgtcaaatatgaaaattatgacAACTGAGAACAT CGTTTCCAACTCCGTCCCAATGGTGAGAGAAACATTCTACACCACTCCGATTATGCCCACCTACCTCGTTGCTTTTGTTATCTCAGAATTCGACGTTAGAAGTACTAACGACAGCAACTTTGGCATATATTCAAGACCTGAAGCCTTGAATCAAACTGTCTTTGCTTTCGAATTCGGAGAGAGAGTCGTACGTGAACTTGGTAATTACTTCGGCATAGATTACTATTCGTCAAATGAACATCTCAAGTTGGATCACGTGGCGTTGCCCGATTTTAGGGCCGGCGCTATGGAGAATTGGGGACTGGTTACTTACAG GGAAGCCTTACTCCTCTACGTGCCCGAGGAATCTATGCCCTATTACAAATACAGAGTGGCCCAGATCTTAGCCCACGAGACCACCCATATGTGGTTTGGGAACCTCGTCACCTGTCATTGGTGGAGCGACACGTGGCTCAATGAGGGCTTCGCCAATTACTTCCAGGATTACATCACTGCTATG aTTGAACCCGAACTCGGCTCCGACGACATCCTAGTCACAGGTTCAGTATACGCTGCTTACGACGCCGACAACTCACCCACTTCACCTCCAATTTCCAATGATGACGTCAACTCTCCTGCAGAGATCAGTGATCATTTTGGAACAATAACTTACCAAAAAGCCGGCTCCGTCATAAGAATGATCCATCATTTGGTCGGTGATCAAGCGTTCAAGTTCGGATTGAACTCCTATTTGAGTGCAtc AAGATTcggctctggctaccccgaCCAGCTTTACGAAGGACTCAACGCTGGAGTGCTGAGCACTAATGCCATGTCTTCCTACCCTGGACTCACCATCAAGGATGTCATGAGCTCTTGGATAACGCAGGCTGGACATCCCATTCTCACTGTCAATGTAGACTATGAAAGCGCAACAGCATCTCTAACACAG AATCGCTTCTATATAAACTCGTCTCGTTCATCTGAGGAAGTATACAGAATTCCAATTACTTACACAACGAAAGCGTCACCAAACTTTTCAGGCACTAAGCCAGTGCTCATTATGgataataaaacacaaaatatatcattaaacGGTTCTTTGAATGAAGACTCCTGGGTTATATTCAATATTCAGGAAACAG GTTTTTATAGAGTTAATTACGATGACATTACGTGGGGGAAAATTGCTCAAGCTTTAAAAGGAGAAGatagaaatattattcatcattTAAACAGAGCTAAG ATCGTTAATGACTTATTTGCATTCTTCTACGCTGACGTAGTAGATTTTGGAAGGGTTAATGAAGTATTGGAATTTCTCAAAAACGAGGAAGATTATTCAGTTTGGTATGCGGCTGTTCGTGGGCTGAACAAGTTGAGGAACAGTTACTTGGAGACTGATGAAGTGAAGTATATTGAA GAATATGCCCTCAGTCTGATGGAGAACATTATCAATCAATTGGGGTACACGCCTCAGTCGGATGATAGTTTTGAAACCCTCAGGAACAGGCTTCAAATTCTGGAATACGCCTGTAAGGTTGGACATCAAGGTTGCATAGATCATGTCGTGGAAATGTTCAGAGGATTTAAACAGAATGGCACTTC TGTACCGGTTAGCCTCAGATCACTAGTTTACTGCAACGGTCTCCGTTACGGTGACGGGTCAGACTATGACTTCATGTGGGACAGAATGCTGACAGTAAACGTGGCTAACGAGGCTAGAACAATCCTTGAAGTGCTGGGATGCACTTCTGATGAAGACAAAATGAAaga ATACCTCGACTCAGTTCTACAAGAAGATAGTCCGATCAAAACCCAAGACCAGATATCCCCTCTCGTGAGTATTCTGTCTAACAGCAGTCATGCGGACGTGGTGCTAGAAAACTTAGACTGTTCCCGATGGAGTAGtgt ATATCCATCCATGGAGACAGTCCTCACGACGATCGCCTCTTCATTACACTCTGAAGAAGATATTGCTAAG TTCTCAGCCATCCTGGACAGCAACCAATGTGAGGCATCAGCCGTGAACAGGGCCAGAGCCGTCCTCTCCCAGGTCATAGCGGCAGCATCCTGGGCAGAAGACCATAAGGCAGACGTCCTGGATAGTGTCAGGAATCGCGCCCAATTCCTTGTACCGTCCTTTACAATGCTAACTGTTGTGGTTGGAGCTTTTGTATTAGCTTATTAA